DNA from Cynocephalus volans isolate mCynVol1 chromosome 2, mCynVol1.pri, whole genome shotgun sequence:
TATCCACCCCCCCTTCCCCCACATACATACCCGTTCAAGCTCTCTGCCCTTGGGCAGGGAACCACGGTGGTAAGTGGGTCTTTTTTATTCGCTGACACAACTGACTTCTTGGGGTCATTTGTGGGTCTCTTAGTTCCTCTCGGGGCCTGTCCCTATTCTTTTCCATTatccttctctccccttcttgcTGTCCCTCTCTACaagagcctctgcccctctctgccACGAAGCACTAGCTGGGTGCTAGTCTGGGAGCTTAGCAAacctcatctcatttaatccttccacaAGGCCAGGGGCCAGGTCTTATCATCCCCACTTTATAGACAAGGCAACTGAAGCACAGAGGGGGAAGCTTACAGCTTACCTGAAGGTGGGCTAAGCAACTtagaaggggaggggtggggccACCTCCTCTAAGGGTCTCCTTCCGTGGTCTCAAGGAGAATAGGACAAGGGGCGAGAAAATGCCAGGTATCAGCAAAGGAGCAGCATTGTTCAGAGGTGAGCACTGGACAGAAAGTCATGGGGTCTGGGTTTTAGTGTTGCCCTGCCCTTGACTAACTGTTTGACCTTGGGCTCATTCCTTTCCTTCCctgaaactcagtttccttatctgcacaATGATGAAGTTGGACTCCAGATTTCTGTTGTCACTCTCTGTCCTGAAGAAGGTATGAGAGAGCTTTGGCTGGGCAGTCCTGCGTCTCCCAACACCTGCTATGGGGACCTGCATCTGCTGGTCCCTAAAAGAGAGGGTACATGGGTGGCAAATTCAAGAGTGTGTTCTTGTGTGCACCCAGGATGGGGAGTGAGGGGCTCAGGAGTGGGCTCACACCCAGGAGGAAGTATGAAGCGACTCACTAAACTTCCGACACTGCCCCATTTATTTGGTTGTTTTCCTCTGTTTCCCGACCAGTCCCACCCATCTTCACTGTGCCAGCCTCCTGGGATTCACCCTGTAGTGGGGTTGGGGGCTTCAGGTGGGCTCCTGATTGGCTCAGCTTTGGAGGACCCCATCCCCTGCCCCTAGAGCAATCTCCCTCTGATTAGGAGAGGAGGGGGACAAGCTGGCAGCATTCTGCTCTTGGAACTCTTGTCACCATGGAAACAGCGAGCCAGGACTGCTCTGTGAGCATGGAAAGGGCAAATTCTCTGGAGGGATCAGAGGAGCCTCATTATCAGGACCTCCTGCCAGCTGGCCTGAATGGGTCTGGGGAGGTGTGGTTTGAGGGTGGCAGGCCTGGAGCCAGTGTTAACTGGCTGCTACCCCATCCCTCCTGGGGCTCACCTGGGAGTGAGAGGTTCCAGAAAGCTGATGTTCACTCAGCTGGAGAGGCAGCCTTGGGGAAAGGAGCACTGGAAAGGAGGGGTCTCCCCTCACATCATCGTGTCCAAGATCACAGCTAAATGAACACCAGTTGCGTATTTGTTTCAACGTTTGGAGCCTAGTTACTTTTAAAAcagctttttcatcatctcatcATTGTCACCATCACCCATAATCATGTCAGGCTGTCCATGTCACCACTGCCCCTTTGGCCCATAGCCAGCCTCAGGCAAGATTCCCCAAATGATCCTCACCACTGTCACTGAGAGTCATCCCAACACCGTTACCCCAGTGCTGCCACCTGAGCCCATTGCTCAGCCATGTCATCACAGCTAGACACCTCCAATCCTGCGAGCCTCGTACCATCCCTGTCCACATCTTCACCCCAGCAATGCTCAGGCAACCCTTCCTCGGCAAAGCCTCCTCTCTCACCACCTGATTTGTGTGAGTAATCTTACAGGAAAACACACACTGGGCCAGTAGCTATATTCTGAGTCCCTGAGCTAGGCTCTGGTCTGCTCCTCAAGTCTCTGGTGAATCCTGCCTCACAGACCATCAGAGCAGAGGCTCATTCAAGACTGTGTAGACCCACATTTCCCCAAGTATTTCCTAGCATGTCAGCTTCTTGAGACTCTTTTATTAAACAGAATTTGAGAATACTGTAATCTAGTCCCTATCTGGAAAGTCACTGTGCGTATTGGTCCATTAAAGGATCTGACAAGTCATGCTGCAAAGAAACATGTTTTACTTTGTATTATCCCAGCTTTTCCCAAACTTCTTTAACTCAAGAACCATTTTCTCCACCAAATACCTATGAACAGCCCAAGGGATATATTTTCAGAAACACAGATCTGTCCAATCCCCTCATTgtataaatggggaaactgaggctcagaagactCCTTCCTAAAGACACTCAGTAAATTGGTACAGACCCTGGACTAGAATCTTCGTCTCCTGACTCCTGCCCAGTGGTATCATGGCTTTCCTACAAGCATTCCTCAGCAGGAAGCAGGGCATCCTTTCTCCTCTCTGGAGACCCTGGACATTATTTGCTAATTGCTGATTGCTGGAGTTACGTCCTTCTTTGCCATAGGGTATGAATGTCAGAGGCTAGCAAGTAAGGGGTGGCTGCCCCTTTCTCCTGACCCATTCTTGGGGTCACTTGATGGGAACTTCTCTCTGAATTTTAGACAGTCATACTGGTATCTTTGGGCTTCCTTCCAGGAACTAAGCCTGGGCAACTCAGGAACATGCCAACTCGCATCTCTCAGGACCACCATCCCAAGTGGCTGGAGGAGGGCCTCCatctcccagccccagcccagaggGAGAATGTTCCATGGACCTCCCTGCCTGCCTTGAATTGTGGAAGGGGACCTTAGGGACAGCTGGTTTCCATTCCCCTCTGTGCATTCATCTCTCCTCCAGTGGCAGGAAGATTATGAATTTCTGAGACATGTCAGGGCTTAAGTAGCTTCTTCCTGCTCATGAGCCAACATTCACAAAGCCACACAGCATAACTCCAAGCCTTCCCTCAATGGAGCCCATATTCCCTCCAAGTCCTCTCCTTTCTGTGCTAAGGGCTCCCAGCTTCTTCCCATTGTCCTCCTGTAACCTCTTTGCCTGAGCACCTTCCGATCTGGCCACCTGCCCTTTGGATATTCTCCACACTGCTGTGTCTTTCTTAAAATATGGTGCCCAGAATGGAGCAACAAAACTCCAGCACTGGTGCGTGAAGACATGAGCTTTAGCACCAGAAGCTCTGGGCTCCAGACCTAGTTCTCCCACTAGCTGACTTGGTTAAAATCTTGGGTCGTGATACCTCTTTGGGCGTCAGTTTTCCTCCTGATGAAAACGGAGCTTAGATGAGTACTTAGCTCATAGAACTGTTTCGAGAATGAAACCAGGCAATGTAAGTAAAATGTTTAGGGCAGTGAGCAGATAGTAAGTGCCCAATACACCATAACTATTACTAAGATCATCATCattgttgtcatcatcatcatgaaaATAGGACCGTTCCTTGATTTGACCTCTGAGTTAGCCAAACCAAGATCAAGGTAGCTTTCTTACTTCCCAAGCCACTTTGGTGGTCCAGTAAGTTTTTAGTCACCTAAAAGCCACCTATACCGTGGTGATATGCAGGTCATAACTCCTGCACATGACTGTGTTAGCCCAGAGCACTTGATTATCTGAATTAATAGAGGATCTTTCCATTTAGCCCTGTTCAATTCCATATTCTTGTCTTGGGGGTCACAGTTCCAGCCTGGCCtcaccctctccctcacccctttgGTCTCTCTTACTGGCAGCCCATCGCCCCAGACCTGCTGATGACCCCCAGTGACCAGGGCGATGTCGACCTGGACGTGGACTTTGCTGCAGACCGGGGGAACTGGACAGGCAAGCTGGACTTCCTGCTGTCCTGCATTGGCTACTGCGTGGGCCTGGGGAACGTCTGGCGTTTCCCCTATCGCGCCTATACCAATGGAGGAGGTATGGGCCTGTGGTCCTGTGAGGGGTGTCCAGGGTGATGGGCCAAGACTCGGGTGCAGTGAGCTTTTAGGTGGATTCAACCACTGTATTCTTTGTGACCTTGCACAGAATTAGCGGTTTATAGTGacctggggctgggaggagggagctCCCCTTGCCTTGTCCCTTTCTGTCACCCGAGCCCCTCCTCCGTCCCTCTCATCCCCACATGGTTGTGGGCTTCCTAAGGTTGGGCGCTTCCTGGGCCCTGCGTGGTGGGCAGAGAGAGCTGCCTCTGCTTCATGATAAAGGGCTGTATATGACTGTCAACGATCACCGTGCTTTTAATAttcccccatcccctcctcccaccacctcctccagaaCCTTGCTCCATCAATCATTTCCTCTCTTGGGTCttcaatcttctctcttctcctggaTCTTACATGCATTCAGACTGCAAACATAAAGtctcttccattttaaaaaaacgCCCTTTTGTCCCTGCTTTTCCTTCAAGTTACTGTGCTCGGTCTCATTAACAATAGCTGGGGTTGAGCGCTGACCACCTGTCAGGCCCCAGGCTTGTTGCTTCCCGTGCCCGTCTCACTTGACCCTGCTGATGGCCCTCCTGGGTGGGCACTGTGGAAGTGACGAGGCAGCCGGGCTGGGGGAGGCACAGTcctttgcctaaggtcacacggTGGTGACAGACCCAGCATCCCATCCCAGGGCTGTCTCCTCTAGGGCCAGTCACCAGCACTCTTATCTCCTCCCGTCTCTAGCATGCTCATTAAAGACACATGTATTGATAAAGTGAAAGAAATCCAAATAAAACTAGATGAAGCAAAGAAAAGATGCATTTATATGACTAGGAAGTGTGGGGCTGGAGCTGACCTTTGAAGCTCCAGGAACTCGATAATGTTGTGTTTGCCGTCCCTCGCCCATTCCCCTATTCTTTCCCTCTGTGTGCTGACCTCGTTTTTTCCTGAGACGGGCTTCCCCCCTGcagtttgggggttgggggaaacAGCCGCAGACAACTCTGGAATGACTTCATCCTCAGCCAGGTTTAGCAACCCCAGAGCTTTCCAGAACTGCTCCATCTGAATGACTTTATATAGAATTGCAGGGAAGGTGTCTGATTGGCCTGGCTGGGGATATGTACCCACAGGGGTCAGGATGGGGGgcgggtgggagggagggaaggcaggaggggGATAACTAGTGTGACTGGCAGCCTTACCAGAGCCATATGGTGGTGGGCAGTTCTATAAAGGAGATGGCTGCCAACGTgaggagaaagggggaagggatgTTGGGCCCATGAAACCGCAGGTGGCAGCCACGCGTATCTGGGGTGGTGCAGCAGGGAggtgagaggcagagagagtgaaGCCAGGTGCTGAAGGGCGTTGACTTCGGTACTGAGGGCTGCACTTTCCTCAGTAGGGAATTCACTCGTTCATTCCCCCATgtgttcattcactcactcagcaGGCATTTCTCGAGTATCTGCTCTGAGCCCAGCCCTGTTCTGGGCACTGGGGTACAGAGGTGAGTAAATCCCCTCTGGCCCTTCAGTCCTCCGTGATCTGACGTAAGAGAGAAGACAGACCTACAAGTGCATGGTGCCAATCCGCGTGAGCAGTGCTCCATCAAGTCCGCAGGTGGTATCTGCTGGCCAGGGAAGGGGCGTGGCTCGAGCTGGGCTTTAGAGGGTGCTGACCCACCTGAGGCCCTTCCTGATCTTCCCTCCTCCTCACAGGCGCCTTCCTCGTGCCGTACTTCCTCATGCTGGCCATCTGCGGCATCCCCCTCTTCTTCCTCGAGCTCTCCCTGGGCCAGTTCTCCAGCCTGGGACCCCTGGCCGTCTGGAAAATCAGCCCCCTCTTCAAAGGTGAGGCTTCCACCATCCTGGAGGCTGTCTGGGTCTTGGGGAGGCAGAGAGGTCGCCTTGCCTCATGCCACAAGCTCTaggcagagagagaaatttaGCCCAGAAAAGCGATGGCTTCCCGGAGGCCACACAGCCGGCCTGCAGAGGGCTCGACCCAAGTAGCCCAGAAGCCCCTGTCCCCACACCCAGGTGCCGGCGCGGCCATGCTGCTCATCGTAGGCCTGGTGGCTATCTACTACAACATGATCATCGCCTACGTCCTCTTCTACCTCTTCGCCTCCCTCACCAGCAACCTGCCCTGGGAGCACTGTGGCAACTGGTGGAACACAGACCTCTGCGTTGAGCACAGGAGCTCCAAGGATGGCAATGGGGCCCTGCCCCTCAACCTCACCAGCACAGTCAGCCCCAGCGAGGAGTATTGGAGGTCAGGCGGCCACCGGCTGGCAGCCATCCGAGAGGGACCATAtgagagggtggggagagagggcaggAATGCACTGGCATCCCCAAGGGGCTCAGCGTGCACCTCGGAGGTTGAGTTCAGGTGCTCGTGTTAGGTGGATTCTGGGTTCTAATTCCAGCTCTTCACCTCCCCAGCTGCATGACCTTAAGCCATTTATCTGGCTTCTGTGGCTTTACTTTTAGAATGGGGACAATAACAGTAGCTATTTTGGAAGATTGTTGTGaaggttaaaggaaaaaaagcatataaattgTGCAGTCCAGTCTGGTGGATAGTAAGTGCTCGGTAAAGGCTGGCTGATAATAAAGATTATGATAATGGTAACAGTGATAGTAACATTttggagtctcagtttccttcacTGATAACAGTAGCTATTTCACAGGATGTCATCCTCCAGTCAAtcttttattcactcattcattctttttttttttttttttttggcagctggccagtgtggggatccaaacccttgaccttggtgtctaaccagccagccctcattcattcattcttttaatgaatatttattgagcacctactatatcaGTAGGTCAAGCACTTAGCATAGGGCCAGGTCCATACACGTTAAGGACCATCTCAGATTCGTCTAACAGGAGAGAAAGACTATAATAGAGTACGGGATTGTGGTGAGAATTAAACAAGGCAATGAAGGTGAAATTGATCTCAGTGCCAGGCACCTTGTGAGCCCTGGGAATGGTGTGTGTTAGAGGACATCGCTGCTCATCAACCTATCTCCATGCCCCCACTTTATAGTTGAGAAAACAAGGCCCAGAGGCTTCCTCAGTAGTTAGTGTCAGAGGCAGTACTGTCATTAAGGACTCCTGATTTCTGATCCTGTTCTGGAACATTCTACAGTAgcctggtccctgggtggggacCATTGGCTGGCAGGAGAACAGACTAGATacccccatcccctccctgcaAAGGGCTGCTCTTAGGAATTTTTCCTAAAATGGGCCCCATGTCTTGAAATGTCTTGTTCTTCAACCTTCATGTACTACACAGTCCATTTGTTTGTCCATTTCAAGTCCATCTAAAGTGTCTGCACCTGCTGAAGAATATCTCTGACCAGTGGGAAAGGACAGGCTTGGGTTTGTAGCTTAAAGCCAGAGAACTTGATGTGGTCACTGGTAACTGCCAGTGGTCTCCACAGCAATGCCATGGCCCTGCCCCACTGCATCAgtcagggtgggggcaggaagcaGATGGCACCGTCAGAGGGCTCAGCTGAAGGGGGTTTAGTTAGTGGAGGAACAGTACAGAGGGCCAGGGACTAGCAATAGGGAGAGCTGTTCCCACCCCTGAAGGAGGCAAGGGCAGGGAACCAGGGGAGAACTGGAGACTGGGAAGAGGGGCTGGCCAACAAGAACTGTGGCTACAGAAGAACACAGCCACAGCAGACCTCTGGCTGGCgggtgtgtgcatgtatgtgtgtacatgtgtgtgtgcaaataCCCAGACTGCTCATTCCCCCCACCTTCCAGTCTCCTGCTGTTGCCTCCCATCAGCCAAACCCAAATGGAAGTCCAAGAGGAGGGGAGCCCGGGTGACAGGGTCTGTAGAGTCCAGCCTCCTGAGAACAGAGATGGCCAGAGAGGGACAGATAGGCATTGGGAGAGGTGTCGAGTGGAAAATAGCCACTAGGGCCTCATAGGCTGGACAAGGCTTTACTCCACGTCTGTGGAAAATGGCAGGGTGATCAGAACTCAGATCTTTGTCTTCCACAGCCGCTACGTCCTCCACATCCAAGGCAGCCAGGGCATCGGCAGTCCCGGGGAGATTCGTTGGAacctctgcctctgcctgctgCTGGCCTGGGTCATCGTGTTCCTTTGTATCCTCAAGGGTGTGAAGTCCTCGGGCAAGGTAAAGCCTGGGGGGCCCCAGAGGCCTGAAGGGTGGGTAGGgtgagggcttcctggaggaggcagggtgTAGACTGAGTCTGAGAAGATGAATAGACTTCAGCtggaagaggggaaggaagaaggcaTTGAGACAGAGAAGGCACTGCAGAAATGTGGAGGTTAGGACGGACAGAGGGCCAGGCTGCTTTACTAGATGAGAGGCTTGCCACGCTCAGGATCTATATGTCTGTATCCATACCCAGTGCTTGGCACTTCGAAGGGGCTCAGCAAGAGATTGTTGAATGCTTGGAGGGTGGGTATATGAGTCAGGACTCTTTGAGATGCATGTGACCCAAGCCCAGTTGTCACACTCAGAAAGTCCAGAAGGTGTGCTTCAGGCACAGCTGGGTCTAGGAGTTCTATTGATGTCATCAGCAATCTGGTTCTCTCGGTCTCTCAGTAATGCTTTCCTCTGGGTTGGCTCCCTTCTGAGGCTTCATTCTTCATGAGGTTGCCCCTATCAGCTCCAGGCTTACATGTCACCTGTGTGGTGAAGGGTTGTCTCTTTCCCCAGTTTGCAAATACCCTAGAATTGAGTCTTGTTGGGTAAGCTGGGCCGTGTGCCCATCCCTGAACCAATCTCTGTGGCTGGGCAGGTGGAATGCTCTGCTTGGTGGGGGTCTGGGTCATGTGCCCACCCCTGGAGCTGGGAATGGAGTCAATCCCATCTAGGGAAAGTTGGGGTGCTATTATCTGAAGAAGGCAAACTAGATACTGGGAAGACAGAGCCACACAGGGCCACTTTAGGTGATGAAGGGACTGGAAGGGTGATAACACCGTGTCAGAAGACTTGGAAACCTGAATGGTTTATGAAATAATTTGTAAAGTAAAACTTATTCCTCTGCAAAGTGCCGAGAAGTGTTGTCTACAAGGAACAGAGCCATTAAAAGAAAGACTAAAAAGATAGGATAGAAACCATTTTGAAAGAGGGGTGAGGAAGTCATGGTGAGAATCAGGGCTGGTAGGATGTTGGGACTTGATGGTGCTTGCTGGAGCAGTGGCTGGAAGGTGagccagggaggagagagggtaCAGGGGAGTGTGGGCACGTCGAATGCCTGATGCCATGTGGAATGCGTGTGCAGGGGGCAGGGAGTGGACACGGAAGGAGAGGCTCCTATAACCATCCAGGCAAGGACAATGGTGgtctggcctgggggccacagtGGAGAGGGATTTGCGATGGCCATGGGGGACAGGGTGACATCACTGTGCTGATGGTTTGGATGTGtggagggacagaaagagaagcaTCATGGATGATGGGTCCTGGCTTGGGCTACCCAGAGGCGGAGGAGGCGAGGCACTAAGACGAGGACTCGGGAAGAGGAGCAGCGTAGGAGGAGAGTTCCCCTGCCTTTGGCTTCCTGCTTACCATTTCTCAGGTGGTGTATTTCACGGCCACGTTCCCCTACCTCATCCTGCTCATGCTGCTGGTCCGCGGAGTCACCCTCCCTGGGGCCTGGAAGGGCATCCAGTTCTATCTCACCCCCCAGTTCCACCACCTGTTGTCTTCCAAGGTGAGGCCCTCAGGGCTGGGGTGCAGAGGGAGGGCTCAAGCCTGAGCTGGGGAGTGGAAGGAGGGCTCCCTGGGAAAAATAGGGGGCAGAGGGCAGGAATCCTGGTGAGCCCCCAGTACCAAGCTCTGTGTTCTGCCCTTCCTgtgtgtctttttcattttatccttGACAATCCTATGAGCAGAagttattctccccattttacagatgataaaactgaagcCTGAAAGAGTTAGTGATaagcttaaggtcacacagcaaaggagtggcagagctgggattccagaCACCAAACCCCAAGGAGGGCATTAGTAATAATGATGTTAACAACACAGTACTGCCAGCTAACACTGATTATTTATTGACCAGTGACTGTGCCTGACCCTGCTGTAGCATTTTGCACATAGTTTAATCCTTACCACCCCTTATGAGGTAGGCACTATACCTGTCCCCTCATTATAGCCCTGTGGTCCAGAGTGGTGATATGGCTTTCCCAGGCTGTGTAGACAGAAAGTGGTGAAGCTGGGATCCAGGTCTTTCTGACCCCAGGGAGGAAATAAAGGGGCCACAAGGGCTTATTGTCAATACAAATCTATTGAAAACTTTACATTAGGCAATACTTTCTTCAGAACCAGACCAAGCTTAGAGATCATCTCCTAGACCCTGGGTgtaaaactgaggcccagagaggggaagagcAAGATTTGTTCCTGGCCTATGTCACTTGTGAGCCAGGCTCTTGACCACGCCATCCCTGGACCTATGGCTCCGTCTCTGCCcgcctccttccttctctttccctggcCCTCTGCACAGTGCTGTGTGCTGGccccttctctctgctctttctctccacccttccctggcACAGGTATGGATCGAAGCTGCTCTTCAGATCTTCTACTCTCTGGGTGTGGGCTTTGGGGGACTCCTCACCTTTGCCTCATACAACACGTTTCACCAGAACATCTATAGGTCAGTGGCCTGCAGCCTCCCAGATCCTGGGGGACTGAAGCAGGGAGGAGGGCGGCTGGGCAGGGAGGGCCTAGTGGGTTGAGGGAAGGTTGGCTCACCCTGGCCTGTGCCTGGACTTCTCCTGGCAGAGACACCTTCATCGTCACTCTGGGCAATGCCATCACCAGCATCCTGGCTGGCTTTGCCATCTTCTCCGTGCTGGGCTATATGTCTCAGGAGCTGGGTGTACCTGTGGACCAAGTAGCCAAAGCAGGTGGGCAGGGTGCCAGGCTCTGGTGGGTGAGGTCATGTGTTGGGCACAGCTGGGGCAGGGCCGGTGAGCACGTGTGAACCAGCAAGACTGCAGATGGGTCTATCAGGGTGTTTTGTGAGCACGCACGTGCACGCATGTGCCTACAAATACATGTCTTAGCTGGTATCTGAGTGTCCATGTGCAGAGGAATGGGCATGCAAATGAGTGTGCGTTACCTGTATCAGGAGGTAAGTGAGTTTCCATATGAGATTGTCTTATGTTTGTGTCCTGTTTGTCCCAGTGAGTCATGCCCTGTGTTGAGAtgtctgtgtgtgagtgaatCAGAGTATGAGTGATTTTGTGAATCGCTGTGTCTTGTGCCATAggtgtgtataagtatatgtattgTTGGGATTATTTGTGCAAAGATCATATTCATAAGTGTATTGTAATGAGGTTGTGTATTTGGGTCTTGTGTTTATTCATGTACTCATTATTAAGTCATTTATTCTATCAACCTGTGTTTGTTGAGCACGTACAGAGTGCTGGCCTGTGTCCTGGGAGTTAGATCCTACAACTTCTCGAGCCTCATTCGCAGAAGTCAGAGTGTCAGAAGTGTGCATTTAGCATGCACCTTTAGGTTTGGCTAAATGAGTGTGCCCAAGTGGGTGTAAGCGACCATGTGTGTCTGAGTATATCAGGGCCCACCGCATGCTGCAAGCTGCTGACCCCCTGTGCCCTTGGTCCAGGCCCTGGCCTGGCCTTTGTCGTCTACCCACAGGCCATGACCATGCTGCCTCTGTCGCCCTTCTGGTCCTTCCTATTTTTCTTCATGCTTCTGACTCTCGGCTTGGACAGCCAGGTGAGCCCTGTCCACAGTAGTGTGTACCTCatggggggagagggagcagaACTCTGACCCCCAACCCTCTTCTCCTCCACAGTTTGCCTTTCTGGAGACCATTGTGACAGCTGTGACAGATGAGTTTCCATACTACCTGCGGCCCAAGAAGGCAGTGTTCTCAGGGCTCATCTGCGTGGCCATGTACCTGATGGGGCTGATCCTCACCACCGAGGTGAGTGTTCATAAGGCTGCAGGAGGACGGCAGAAGCAGACAGCATCTGAGCAGGGAGCTGCAGCAGAcagtgaggctgggagaggggacCTCAGCGCTGTGACTTGTGTTCTAGGGGGGCATGTACTGGCTGGTCCTTCTGGATGACTACAGTGCTAGCTTCGGGCTAATGGTGGTGGTGATCACCACGTGCCTCGCCGTTACCCGGGTGTATGGTGAGAAGGGCCGGTGGGGGGGAAGTCAAAGCTCCCCGCAGTGGGAGAATGGGAATCTACCTTGAAGCC
Protein-coding regions in this window:
- the SLC6A7 gene encoding sodium-dependent proline transporter, whose protein sequence is MKKLQGAHLRKPIAPDLLMTPSDQGDVDLDVDFAADRGNWTGKLDFLLSCIGYCVGLGNVWRFPYRAYTNGGGAFLVPYFLMLAICGIPLFFLELSLGQFSSLGPLAVWKISPLFKGAGAAMLLIVGLVAIYYNMIIAYVLFYLFASLTSNLPWEHCGNWWNTDLCVEHRSSKDGNGALPLNLTSTVSPSEEYWSRYVLHIQGSQGIGSPGEIRWNLCLCLLLAWVIVFLCILKGVKSSGKVVYFTATFPYLILLMLLVRGVTLPGAWKGIQFYLTPQFHHLLSSKVWIEAALQIFYSLGVGFGGLLTFASYNTFHQNIYRDTFIVTLGNAITSILAGFAIFSVLGYMSQELGVPVDQVAKAGPGLAFVVYPQAMTMLPLSPFWSFLFFFMLLTLGLDSQFAFLETIVTAVTDEFPYYLRPKKAVFSGLICVAMYLMGLILTTEGGMYWLVLLDDYSASFGLMVVVITTCLAVTRVYGIRRFCRDIHMMLGFKPGLYFRACWLFLSPATLLALLVYSIVKYQPSEYGSYRFPAWAELLGILMGLLSCLMIPAGMLVAVLQEEGSLWERLQQASRPAMDWGPSLEENRTGMYVTTLAGSQSPKPLMVHMRKYGGITSFENTAIEVDREIAEEEESMM